One window from the genome of Osmerus mordax isolate fOsmMor3 chromosome 19, fOsmMor3.pri, whole genome shotgun sequence encodes:
- the fam222ba gene encoding protein FAM222B yields the protein MLACLPRPGDLSLQLLPHTQMNTGLQKWDTTQRMRSAQYPTPAELDAYAKKVANNPLTIKIFPNSVKVPQRNHVRRTVNGLDTSGQRYSPYPPSQASVKAGLLAVVKAPLVKGILKDFDGSRVRLHSEVIMNPPAGPYATSSASTLTLHHPPGGPRPPQSLPPHPQTLQTLQGQAQGQGLRHPPPLSQHPRPQTMSAHAPALAHPQPPALQLQQQHHPQPPPGLQGGRKLPDGDAPPNVTVSTSTIPLSMAAGLHQGRQADLSTIVHQINQFCQARAQGASATSMCEGQIANPSPISRNLLINASSRVSMHSSGPNGPGLPPHNCVMGPADNAAAPVGHPPPNMAAMNRMPVYHNDIKQQQHHQQQLQQQHHHHHQQQQQHHHHQQQQQQQQQQQQQHQQHQHNHQQQQQMRSWNQHQLAQLQHMQDGGGHPCKHPPRDPGFPCKGLGYPPELCVGQPYALKPPLEKPTPSPPVNNNNGMPGPMAHYTNGHYFQPHVWNSSILPTPNSDSSGSQDLAMPFHGGNPGGAATLDCAPPGGGGHYRPGTGSSGQTNLMQTADYLGGDFQTPCFRDQNLGLMGKMHRPPMNRVGPEAGDGRPSHVQHPGYR from the exons ATGCTGGCCTGTCTGCCGCGGCCAGgtgacctctccctccagcttctcCCCCACACGCAGATGAACACTGGACTTCAGAAAT gGGACACTACACAGAGGATGAGATCCGCTCAGTATCCGACCCCTGCAGAATTGGATGCCTATGCTAAGAAGGTCGCCAACAACCCCCTGACCATCAAGATCTTCCCCAACAGCGTCAAGGTCCCCCAGAGGAACCACGTGCGGCGCACGGTCAACGGGCTGGATACCTCAGGCCAGCGCTAcagcccctaccccccctctcaGGCCAGCGTCAAGGCCGGCCTCCTGGCCGTCGTCAAGGCGCCCCTCGTCAAGGGCATCCTCAAGGACTTTGACGGCAGCCGGGTCCGCCTGCACTCCGAGGTGATCATGAACCCCCCCGCGGGACCCTACGCAACCTCCTCGGCCAGCACTttaaccctccaccaccccccggggggcccccggcccccgcagagcctgcccccccacccccagactctACAAACTCTTCAGGGCCAAGCGCAAGGCCAGGGCCTCAGACACCCACCCCCCTTATCCCAGCACCCGCGACCCCAGACTATGTCCGCCCACGCCCCTGCCCTggcccacccccagccccccgccctccagctccagcagcagcaccatccGCAGCCCCCTCCAGGCCTGCAGGGGGGCAGGAAGCTGCCGGATGGCGACGCGCCCCCCAACGTGACCGTCTCTACCTCAACCATTCCTCTATCCATGGCGGCCGGCCTGCACCAGGGCCGGCAGGCTGACCTGAGCACCATCGTGCACCAGATCAACCAGTTCTGCCAGGCGCGGGCCCAGGGGGCCAGTGCCACGTCCATGTGCGAGGGGCAGATcgccaaccccagccccatcaGCCGGAACCTGCTCATCAACGCCAGCTCCAGGGTGTCCATGCACAGCAGTGGCCCCAACGGTCCCGGCCTGCCCCCCCACAACTGCGTCATGGGCCCCGCAGACAACGCCGCAGCCCCTGTGGGCCACCCCCCGCCCAACATGGCCGCCATGAACCGCATGCCTGTCTATCACAATGATatcaagcagcagcagcaccaccaacagcagttacaacaacaacatcatcatcatcatcaacaacagcaacagcatcatcatcatcaacaacaacaacaacaacaacaacaacaacaacaacaacatcaacaacaccaacacaaccaccaacagcagcaacaaatgCGCTCTTGGAATCAGCACCAGCTGGCTCAGCTCCAACACATGCAGGACGGCGGGGGCCACCCCTGCAAGCATCCCCCGAGGGACCCCGGCTTCCCCTGCAAGGGCCTGGGCTACCCTCCGGAGCTGTGCGTGGGCCAGCCTTACGCCCTGAAGCCCCCCCTGGAGAAGCCCACCCCGTCGCCCcccgtcaacaacaacaacggcaTGCCCGGCCCCATGGCCCACTACACCAACGGCCACTACTTTCAGCCCCACGTCTGGAACAGCAGCATCCTGCCCACGCCCAACAGCGACAGCTCCGGGTCCCAGGACCTGGCCATGCCATTCCACGGGGGCAACCCAGGGGGGGCCGCCACCCTAGACTGTGCCCCCCCCGGGGGGGGAGGCCATTACAGGCCGGGGACGGGCTCCTCCGGACAGACTAATCTGATGCAAACGGCAGATTATTTGGGCGGGGACTTCCAGACGCCCTGCTTCCGAGATCAGAATCTGGGGCTGATGGGCAAGATGCACAGGCCTCCCATGAACCGGGTGGGCCCGGAGGCCGGAGATGGTCGACCTTCTCACGTCCAGCACCCGGGGTACAGATAA
- the trpv1 gene encoding transient receptor potential cation channel subfamily V member 1 isoform X2 yields MKGMKVTEEERRNRFDLKKLFQAAARGDVTMLDGLHDYLTKTMKKLSHSEYQSYGKNPLLKALLNLKDQRNDTVEYLLNIAEQMGDLKEFVNAAYTDSYYNGQSALHIAIERRSLHYVTLLVSKGTDVHAKACGRFFQLHNGPSFYFGELPLSLAACTNQKNIVDFLMENEYQRARVEERDSLGNTVLHALVVVDDKDQQNTEFIVTMYDHILTNTARLYPNLKLEDIQNKQGLTPIKLAAKMGKIGVFEHILHREFQHQQTKHLSRKFTEWAYGPVHSSLYDLDSLDSYENNSVLKILVYGSDIPNRHKMLQIEPLNRLLEEKWERFAARIFFFNFLVYVLYVSVFTFISYNRREVKSAFYIQHTREGYIHLAGQILVAVTSLYLFIGGILDFKRKHLNLQSLVIDGYCDILFFLQAVLYIISSVLDVCGREEYLGFLVLCLALSWVNLLYFSRGCKHMGIYSVMIQKMIISDIMRFLFVYIVFLFGFSAAVVTLLVEPSPVAKNTTAIGGRSLFAANKDETCTKVTFESLSYTTLELFKFTIGMGDLEFTENYKYKEVFYVLLISYIVLTYILLLNMLIALMSGTVAEISKDSTSIWKLQRAITILDLERSLLHCLRRRFRSGVEKDLSSGGDWDPDSEQKKDIRRCFRVEEVNWDKWNTNLTIINEDPGSCDPARQPPTNIPRETTRTWRGILREVSRRRQRPRSRQFIPESREMSPLSASHV; encoded by the exons ATGAAAGGAATGAAGGTGaccgaagaggagaggagaaaccgGTTTGATCTGAAGAAGCTGTTTCAGGCAGCAGCCAGGGGAGATGTCACCATGCTGGATGGGCTGCACGATTACCTCACCAAAACCATGAAAAAGCTTTCCCACTCTGAGT ATCAATCGTACGGAAAGAATCCCCTGCTCAAGGCTCTTCTGAATCTTAAAGACCAAAGAAATGACACGGTGGAATATCTCCTAAACATTGCAGAGCAGATGGGAGATTTAAAAGAATTCGTAAATGCAGCATATACAGACAGTTATTATAATG GCCAGTCTGCTCTCCATATCGCCATCGAGAGGCGGAGTCTCCACTATGTGACGCTTCTGGTCAGTAAAGGAACTGACGTTCATGCCAAAGCCTGTGGGAGGTTCTTCCAGCTACACAATGGACCCAGCTTCTACTTTG GGGAGCTGCCGCTGTCCCTGGCTGCCTGCACCAACCAGAAGAACATAGTAGACTTCCTGATGGAGAACGAGTATCAGAGggcgagggtggaggagagggactcCCTGGGTAATACGGTGCTACATGCACTAGTGGTGGTGGATGACAAAGACCAGCAAAATACCGAGTTCATCGTCACTATGTATGATCACATCCTCACCAACACCGCCCGTCTCTACCCCAATTTGAAACTGGAAGACATACAGAACAAACAGGGATTGACGCCCATCAAACTAGCCGCCAAAATGGGCAAGATCGGG GTGTTTGAACATATTTTGCATCGTGAGTTCCAGCATCAACAGACCAAACACCTGTCTCGCAAGTTCACAGAGTGGGCTTACGGGCCTGTTCATTCCTCCCTCTACGACCTGGACTCCCTGGACTCCTATGAGAACAACTCTGTACTCAAGATACTCGTCTACGGCAGTGACATTCCT AATCGTCATAAAATGCTCCAGATCGAGCCCCTGAACAGGCTTCTGGAGGAAAAGTGGGAACGGTTTGCCGCACGAATCTTCTTCTTCAACTTTCTGGTTTACGTCCTTTACGTGTCAGTCTTCACGTTCATCTCTTACAACAGGAGGGAGGTCAAG TCCGCTTTCTACATTCAACACACCAGGGAAGGATACATTCATCTGGCGGGTCAGATTCTGGTAGCGGTGACATCTTTGTATCTCTTCATAGGAGGG ATCCTAGACTTCAAAAGAAAGCATCTGAATCTGCAGAGTCTGGTGATTGATGGATACTGTGACATCCTTTT TTTCCTGCAGGCTGTTCTTTACATCATTTCCTCAGTGCTGGATGTCTGTGGGAGGGAAGAGTACCTTGGGTTCCTGGTGCTGTGTCTGGCTCTCAGCTGGGTCAACTTGCTGTACTTCTCCAGAGGATGTAAACACATGGGCATATACAGTGTCATGATCCAGAAG ATGATCATAAGCGATATCATGCGCTTTCTTTTCGTCTACATCGTCTTCCTTTTCGGGTTTTCAGCAG CTGTGGTGACGCTACTGGTTGAGCCTTCGCCGGTCGCTAAGAACACGACCGCCATAGGTGGCCGCAGCTTATTCGCAGCCAACAAGGATGAGACGTGCACAAAGGTCACGTTTGAGAGCCTCTCCTACACCACCCTGGAGCTCTTCAAGTTCACCATCGGCATGGGAGACCTGGAATTCACAGAGAACTACAAGTACAAGGAGGTGTTCTACGTGCTCCTCATCTCCTACATTGTCCTCACCTACATCCTGCTGTTGAACATGCTCATCGCCCTCATGAGCGGCACAGTGGCCGAGATCTCCAAAGACAGCACCAGCATCTGGAAACTACAG agggcCATCACCATCCTAGACCTGGAGAGGAGTCTGCTCCACTGCCTGAGGAGGAGGTTCCGCTCTGGGGTGGAGAAGGACCTGAGTTCTGGGGGGGACTGGGACCCAGACTCAGAGCAGAAAAAGGACATTCGCCGCTGTTTCAG AGTGGAGGAAGTCAACTGGGACAAATGGAACACGAACCTGACGATAATCAATGAGGATCCGGGGAGTTGTGATCCAGCCAGGCAACCTCCTACCAACATCCCTCGGGAGACAA CCAGGACCTGGCGAGGCATCCTGAGGGAGGTCAGTCGACGGCGGCAGCGGCCCCGGAGTCGCCAGTTCATCCCGGAATCCAGAGAGATGTCCCCCCTATCCGCCAGTCATGTTTGA
- the trpv1 gene encoding transient receptor potential cation channel subfamily V member 1 isoform X1, translated as MSFPEGPGAARPFSLETDDRTEEERKAQSRHGVKEDFLGSALAMGGSNRPKAPMDTDYQEELEVQQPKIKYNLNFYKAMKGMKVTEEERRNRFDLKKLFQAAARGDVTMLDGLHDYLTKTMKKLSHSEYQSYGKNPLLKALLNLKDQRNDTVEYLLNIAEQMGDLKEFVNAAYTDSYYNGQSALHIAIERRSLHYVTLLVSKGTDVHAKACGRFFQLHNGPSFYFGELPLSLAACTNQKNIVDFLMENEYQRARVEERDSLGNTVLHALVVVDDKDQQNTEFIVTMYDHILTNTARLYPNLKLEDIQNKQGLTPIKLAAKMGKIGVFEHILHREFQHQQTKHLSRKFTEWAYGPVHSSLYDLDSLDSYENNSVLKILVYGSDIPNRHKMLQIEPLNRLLEEKWERFAARIFFFNFLVYVLYVSVFTFISYNRREVKSAFYIQHTREGYIHLAGQILVAVTSLYLFIGGILDFKRKHLNLQSLVIDGYCDILFFLQAVLYIISSVLDVCGREEYLGFLVLCLALSWVNLLYFSRGCKHMGIYSVMIQKMIISDIMRFLFVYIVFLFGFSAAVVTLLVEPSPVAKNTTAIGGRSLFAANKDETCTKVTFESLSYTTLELFKFTIGMGDLEFTENYKYKEVFYVLLISYIVLTYILLLNMLIALMSGTVAEISKDSTSIWKLQRAITILDLERSLLHCLRRRFRSGVEKDLSSGGDWDPDSEQKKDIRRCFRVEEVNWDKWNTNLTIINEDPGSCDPARQPPTNIPRETTRTWRGILREVSRRRQRPRSRQFIPESREMSPLSASHV; from the exons ATGAGCTTCCCAGAAGGCCCTGGGGCGGCCCGCCCCTTCTCCCTGGAGACAGACGACAGGACCGAGGAGGAGCGCAAAGCCCAAAGCCGTCATGGTGTCAAGGAGGACTTCCTGGGCTCTGCTCTGGCCATGGGCGGCTCCAACAGACCCAAAGCCCCCATGGATACAgactaccaggaggaactggaagtGCAACAGCCCAAGATCAAATACAACCTCAACTTTTACAA GGCGATGAAAGGAATGAAGGTGaccgaagaggagaggagaaaccgGTTTGATCTGAAGAAGCTGTTTCAGGCAGCAGCCAGGGGAGATGTCACCATGCTGGATGGGCTGCACGATTACCTCACCAAAACCATGAAAAAGCTTTCCCACTCTGAGT ATCAATCGTACGGAAAGAATCCCCTGCTCAAGGCTCTTCTGAATCTTAAAGACCAAAGAAATGACACGGTGGAATATCTCCTAAACATTGCAGAGCAGATGGGAGATTTAAAAGAATTCGTAAATGCAGCATATACAGACAGTTATTATAATG GCCAGTCTGCTCTCCATATCGCCATCGAGAGGCGGAGTCTCCACTATGTGACGCTTCTGGTCAGTAAAGGAACTGACGTTCATGCCAAAGCCTGTGGGAGGTTCTTCCAGCTACACAATGGACCCAGCTTCTACTTTG GGGAGCTGCCGCTGTCCCTGGCTGCCTGCACCAACCAGAAGAACATAGTAGACTTCCTGATGGAGAACGAGTATCAGAGggcgagggtggaggagagggactcCCTGGGTAATACGGTGCTACATGCACTAGTGGTGGTGGATGACAAAGACCAGCAAAATACCGAGTTCATCGTCACTATGTATGATCACATCCTCACCAACACCGCCCGTCTCTACCCCAATTTGAAACTGGAAGACATACAGAACAAACAGGGATTGACGCCCATCAAACTAGCCGCCAAAATGGGCAAGATCGGG GTGTTTGAACATATTTTGCATCGTGAGTTCCAGCATCAACAGACCAAACACCTGTCTCGCAAGTTCACAGAGTGGGCTTACGGGCCTGTTCATTCCTCCCTCTACGACCTGGACTCCCTGGACTCCTATGAGAACAACTCTGTACTCAAGATACTCGTCTACGGCAGTGACATTCCT AATCGTCATAAAATGCTCCAGATCGAGCCCCTGAACAGGCTTCTGGAGGAAAAGTGGGAACGGTTTGCCGCACGAATCTTCTTCTTCAACTTTCTGGTTTACGTCCTTTACGTGTCAGTCTTCACGTTCATCTCTTACAACAGGAGGGAGGTCAAG TCCGCTTTCTACATTCAACACACCAGGGAAGGATACATTCATCTGGCGGGTCAGATTCTGGTAGCGGTGACATCTTTGTATCTCTTCATAGGAGGG ATCCTAGACTTCAAAAGAAAGCATCTGAATCTGCAGAGTCTGGTGATTGATGGATACTGTGACATCCTTTT TTTCCTGCAGGCTGTTCTTTACATCATTTCCTCAGTGCTGGATGTCTGTGGGAGGGAAGAGTACCTTGGGTTCCTGGTGCTGTGTCTGGCTCTCAGCTGGGTCAACTTGCTGTACTTCTCCAGAGGATGTAAACACATGGGCATATACAGTGTCATGATCCAGAAG ATGATCATAAGCGATATCATGCGCTTTCTTTTCGTCTACATCGTCTTCCTTTTCGGGTTTTCAGCAG CTGTGGTGACGCTACTGGTTGAGCCTTCGCCGGTCGCTAAGAACACGACCGCCATAGGTGGCCGCAGCTTATTCGCAGCCAACAAGGATGAGACGTGCACAAAGGTCACGTTTGAGAGCCTCTCCTACACCACCCTGGAGCTCTTCAAGTTCACCATCGGCATGGGAGACCTGGAATTCACAGAGAACTACAAGTACAAGGAGGTGTTCTACGTGCTCCTCATCTCCTACATTGTCCTCACCTACATCCTGCTGTTGAACATGCTCATCGCCCTCATGAGCGGCACAGTGGCCGAGATCTCCAAAGACAGCACCAGCATCTGGAAACTACAG agggcCATCACCATCCTAGACCTGGAGAGGAGTCTGCTCCACTGCCTGAGGAGGAGGTTCCGCTCTGGGGTGGAGAAGGACCTGAGTTCTGGGGGGGACTGGGACCCAGACTCAGAGCAGAAAAAGGACATTCGCCGCTGTTTCAG AGTGGAGGAAGTCAACTGGGACAAATGGAACACGAACCTGACGATAATCAATGAGGATCCGGGGAGTTGTGATCCAGCCAGGCAACCTCCTACCAACATCCCTCGGGAGACAA CCAGGACCTGGCGAGGCATCCTGAGGGAGGTCAGTCGACGGCGGCAGCGGCCCCGGAGTCGCCAGTTCATCCCGGAATCCAGAGAGATGTCCCCCCTATCCGCCAGTCATGTTTGA